The proteins below come from a single Euzebyales bacterium genomic window:
- a CDS encoding helix-turn-helix transcriptional regulator, with protein sequence MTPGQPRVADDLLVHLRRARDLADRRYAEPLDLDALASAAGVSRYHFLRCFASVYGITPARYLTERRIERAQDLLRATNLTVTEICHLVGFSSLGSFSSRFTALVGMPPSAYQASYAARGVPPIPGCYIFMHGLSDRLRDPATLEKQSDDPRS encoded by the coding sequence GTGACGCCCGGGCAACCCCGTGTCGCCGATGACCTGCTCGTGCACCTGCGCCGCGCGCGCGATCTGGCCGACCGCCGGTACGCCGAACCGCTCGATCTCGACGCGCTGGCGTCGGCGGCGGGCGTGTCCAGGTACCACTTCCTGCGCTGCTTCGCGTCGGTCTACGGCATCACGCCGGCGCGGTACCTGACCGAGCGGCGCATCGAGCGCGCGCAGGACCTGTTGCGCGCGACCAACCTGACCGTGACCGAGATCTGCCACCTCGTCGGGTTCTCCAGCCTCGGGTCGTTCAGCTCGCGGTTCACTGCGCTGGTCGGCATGCCGCCGTCGGCCTACCAGGCCAGCTACGCGGCGCGGGGCGTCCCGCCGATACCGGGGTGCTACATCTTCATGCACGGGCTCAGCGACCGCCTACGCGATCCCGCAACCCTGGAGAAGCAGTCCGACGACCCACGGTCCTAG